The proteins below are encoded in one region of Brassica napus cultivar Da-Ae chromosome A6, Da-Ae, whole genome shotgun sequence:
- the LOC106433709 gene encoding UPF0496 protein At1g20180, with the protein MMKVKSFIGSRLKTYSARQENSEKECRRSLTCKLSVNEEYQEAFRTNSYLEIRTKAEDQLGITFSSKLSSPSPTTSPSSSSDLSFHSHFTDYLLDPPQETLDALMQDTSFHYLLAKFFDFSSDACDVCESLLQCIQQIKINHMKLKRVIKIGKRVCNGAKTPECSRENLCALIFQELSRYALLKNPLYCIINETQFPRVNDANPDLLARLKSKRRRIRRKISILGVLAAPALLGLCCLLRKKKTKRKMKNKSKTDTKLENLGAQMDIAAKGTFIMMNDLDTLSRLAGRLCDEIEHRKAVAAMCAKSGKVEVLKEALRVFNGHEERFSELLQELEEHLYLCFHTINISRRLVLAQTTGPSS; encoded by the exons GCTAAGTGTTAACGAGGAGTACCAGGAAGCTTTCAGGACAAACTCCTACTTAGAGATTCGGACAAAAGCTGAAGATCAATTAGGCATAACATTCTCTAGCAaactctcttctccttctccgaCGACTTCTCCTTCATCCTCATCAGATCTGAGCTTCCATTCACACTTCACCGATTACTTGCTCGACCCTCCTCAAGAAACTCTCGATGCTCTTATGCAAGACACGAGTTTCCACTATCTTTTAGCTAAGTTCTTTGACTTTAGCTCCGATGCTTGTGATGTATGCGAGTCTCTCCTTCAATGCATCCAACAAATCAAGATCAATCACATGAAACTCAAAAGGGTTATCAAGATTGGGAAAAGGGTTTGCAATGGTGCTAAAACCCCTGAATGTTCCCGGGAGAATCTCTGTGCTTTGATATTTCAAGAGCTCTCGAGATACGCCTTGCTGAAAAACCCTTTGTATTGTATCATCAACGAAACTCAGTTCCCCAGAGTTAATGATGCAAACCCGGATTTGCTCGCTAGATTGAAATCGAAAAGGAGAAGAATCAGAAGAAAAATCAG CATACTCGGTGTTCTAGCAGCTCCTGCTTTACTCGGTTTATGCTGTCttttgaggaagaagaaaacaaaaagaaagatgaagaataagaGCAAGACTGATACAAAGCTAGAGAACCTGGGGGCACAAATGGATATAGCAGCTAAAGGAACGTTCATAATGATGAATGATTTGGATACGTTGAGTAGACTTGCTGGGAGATTATGCGATGAGATAGAGCATAGAAAAGCCGTAGCTGCTATGTGCGCAAAGAGTGGGAAGGTTGAAGTGTTAAAGGAAGCCTTGAGAGTGTTTAATGGACATGAAGAAAGATTCTCAGAGCTATTGCAAGAGCTTGAAGAACATCTCTACCTATGTTTCCACACTATTAATATATCAAGAAGATTAGTGTTAGCGCAAACCACAGGACCAAGTTCTTGA